The following are encoded in a window of Methanococcus voltae genomic DNA:
- a CDS encoding (Fe-S)-binding protein, whose protein sequence is MTNLDRETLESKINELLPKYNCGACGFKRCDLFAESILCGEDIRKCPFLLKEDFKLNFDELNNLLTENKIIVCKSTKNIDKSGNAEFIGLIDGYNADFLLDPLENEHSCRETLLITSPLAKDLKINDYIQYRPLGCPLPHFAKIIEISHGMHVIHVEGPCHRITGEKKDYINVGVAIVVAFEGVVSKGKMPEIGKTVRFIPTHCMMQKVHSGVIVEAEGNRVLIEGIDLKVW, encoded by the coding sequence ATGACTAATTTGGATAGGGAAACGTTGGAGTCTAAAATTAATGAGTTATTGCCCAAGTATAATTGTGGGGCTTGTGGTTTTAAAAGATGTGATTTATTTGCTGAGAGCATATTATGTGGTGAAGATATTAGAAAATGTCCTTTTCTTTTAAAAGAGGATTTTAAACTAAATTTTGATGAATTAAATAACTTATTAACTGAAAATAAGATAATAGTTTGTAAATCTACTAAAAATATTGATAAATCTGGTAATGCAGAATTTATTGGTCTAATTGATGGATATAATGCAGATTTCTTACTGGACCCTCTTGAAAACGAACATTCTTGTAGAGAAACGTTATTAATTACAAGCCCCCTTGCTAAGGATTTAAAAATTAATGATTATATCCAATATAGGCCATTGGGTTGTCCATTACCCCATTTTGCCAAAATAATAGAAATTTCCCACGGTATGCACGTGATACACGTAGAAGGACCTTGTCATAGAATAACGGGTGAGAAAAAAGATTACATTAATGTAGGGGTGGCTATTGTAGTGGCTTTTGAAGGGGTAGTTTCAAAAGGTAAGATGCCGGAAATTGGAAAAACTGTAAGATTTATCCCCACGCACTGTATGATGCAGAAAGTCCACAGTGGTGTAATTGTAGAGGCTGAAGGCAATAGGGTGTTAATTGAAGGAATTGATTTAAAAGTTTGGTAA
- the arfB gene encoding 2-amino-5-formylamino-6-ribosylaminopyrimidin-4(3H)-one 5'-monophosphate deformylase, translating to MDNFELRLNSGKLIDNDSKVHEIGVIAMGSYLENHGSALPIDTDIKIASYVALNVALTTGAKFLGTVCTATEYDYIKHGIHNSLEDILEELEEIIIKYSKIGVNKFLIINCHGGNSDVSKKIEQLQEKIRNNFKEYGTTEKELEYIKKIKYNFKEYGNTEKINIKIKSFGYIHAYSEELSIGKCIGIYDETKFNKHTPENYGEIGMVGLPEARLNNKYIDKEAKMVESIPAVVNEQYGEELIKKMVNESIEYIREFLMLK from the coding sequence ATGGATAACTTTGAGTTAAGACTAAATTCAGGAAAATTAATCGATAATGACAGTAAAGTTCATGAAATAGGCGTTATTGCAATGGGTTCTTATTTGGAAAATCATGGTTCTGCATTGCCTATAGATACAGACATAAAAATAGCTTCATATGTAGCTTTAAATGTAGCTTTAACGACAGGAGCTAAATTCTTAGGTACTGTTTGTACTGCCACAGAATATGACTATATTAAACATGGCATCCACAATTCTTTAGAGGATATTTTAGAAGAATTGGAAGAAATAATTATTAAATATTCAAAGATAGGAGTAAACAAATTTTTAATAATTAATTGTCATGGCGGTAATTCAGACGTTTCTAAAAAAATAGAACAGTTGCAAGAAAAAATTAGAAATAATTTTAAAGAATATGGAACTACTGAAAAAGAATTAGAATACATTAAAAAAATAAAATATAACTTTAAAGAGTATGGAAATACTGAAAAAATTAATATTAAAATAAAATCCTTTGGATATATCCACGCATATAGTGAAGAGTTATCTATCGGTAAATGTATTGGAATTTATGATGAAACAAAATTTAATAAACATACACCTGAGAATTATGGCGAAATAGGAATGGTTGGACTACCAGAAGCACGTTTAAACAATAAATACATTGATAAAGAAGCTAAAATGGTTGAAAGCATCCCTGCAGTTGTTAATGAACAGTACGGGGAAGAATTAATTAAAAAGATGGTAAATGAAAGTATTGAATACATTAGGGAATTCCTAATGTTAAAATAA
- the truA gene encoding tRNA pseudouridine(38-40) synthase TruA codes for MYIFKVAYDGRYSFQLQPHEKTVCDILTNILVDCGYLSEFKKPLYYGGRTDLGVSALGNFVIYDLDKEPILTHIYSKCKGFGIWVLGYQKINEFPNVEYRHYRYILPKVDAYGNFHDMDKIKKVSECLIGTHSFHNLSKRDKTKNRDPVRTIYDITVEDNEYFITLNIYGKSFLWNMVRKIIGLISNVGISEMTNEEIEEYMDKVFNPSIKVGSPISSAEGLVLVEAKTNIDFKYNQYVLKKFKEDITRIKNKKIRRFGVYESMNEYSDTL; via the coding sequence ATGTACATATTTAAAGTAGCATACGATGGAAGATATAGTTTTCAATTACAACCTCACGAAAAGACAGTATGTGATATATTAACAAATATATTGGTAGACTGCGGTTATTTGTCTGAATTTAAGAAGCCTTTGTACTATGGGGGTAGAACTGACTTAGGCGTTTCAGCACTTGGAAATTTTGTAATTTATGACTTGGATAAAGAGCCCATATTAACACACATTTATTCAAAATGTAAGGGTTTTGGGATATGGGTTTTGGGATATCAAAAAATAAATGAGTTTCCTAACGTTGAATACAGGCACTATCGATACATCTTGCCAAAAGTTGACGCATATGGCAATTTTCACGATATGGATAAAATTAAAAAAGTTTCAGAGTGCTTAATTGGGACTCACTCATTTCACAACTTATCTAAACGAGATAAAACAAAAAATCGAGACCCTGTCCGAACAATTTATGACATTACAGTAGAGGATAATGAATATTTTATAACTTTAAACATTTATGGAAAGAGTTTTTTATGGAATATGGTTCGAAAAATCATCGGTTTAATTTCAAATGTTGGTATTTCAGAAATGACTAACGAAGAAATTGAAGAATATATGGATAAAGTATTTAATCCCTCTATAAAAGTAGGTTCTCCGATTAGTTCTGCAGAGGGTCTTGTATTAGTCGAAGCAAAAACAAACATTGATTTTAAATATAATCAATATGTTTTAAAGAAATTTAAAGAAGATATAACACGTATTAAAAATAAAAAGATTCGAAGATTTGGTGTATATGAATCTATGAATGAATATTCTGACACTCTTTAA
- a CDS encoding DNA polymerase sliding clamp, with amino-acid sequence MFKAVCDAKDFKKIINATSNLVDEICFEVDEEGIRASAMDPSHVALVSLNIPKTVFSEYMSGIHDLGIDLEALKKIMARSKSNDKIIIEFDEEKNKLLTTFKNNVTRNFSMALYDISSNNLKVPDIEYPNKVSIKAGAFVEALKDSELVNDHIILSVNSSDNQFVISSKGDLNYSETIFSLSKSETEVVNTEESENNGNEEVINNVMVDYKVLENSKSTFNLAYLKDITKSTASDDVLDIYLGEDMPVKVEYNIGGAKLVFLLAPRIES; translated from the coding sequence ATGTTTAAAGCAGTTTGTGATGCAAAAGACTTCAAAAAGATAATTAATGCTACAAGTAATTTAGTAGATGAAATATGTTTCGAAGTAGACGAAGAAGGAATTAGGGCAAGTGCTATGGACCCTTCGCACGTGGCTTTAGTTAGCTTAAACATTCCTAAAACTGTGTTTTCAGAATATATGAGTGGAATACATGATTTAGGTATTGATTTGGAAGCCCTAAAAAAGATAATGGCAAGGTCTAAAAGCAATGATAAAATAATTATAGAGTTTGATGAAGAAAAAAATAAGTTGCTTACTACATTTAAAAATAACGTTACAAGAAACTTCTCAATGGCCTTATACGACATATCATCAAATAATTTAAAAGTTCCAGATATAGAATATCCTAATAAAGTATCTATAAAAGCAGGTGCATTTGTAGAAGCTTTAAAGGACTCAGAATTAGTTAACGACCACATTATTTTAAGTGTTAATTCAAGTGATAATCAGTTTGTTATATCTTCAAAAGGAGACTTAAACTACAGTGAAACCATATTTTCACTTTCAAAATCAGAAACCGAAGTTGTAAATACTGAAGAGTCTGAAAACAATGGAAATGAAGAAGTAATAAACAATGTTATGGTTGATTACAAAGTATTGGAAAACTCAAAAAGTACATTTAATCTTGCATATTTAAAAGATATTACAAAATCTACAGCTTCAGATGATGTTTTAGACATATACCTTGGCGAAGATATGCCAGTTAAAGTAGAATACAATATTGGTGGCGCAAAATTAGTATTTTTACTTGCTCCAAGAATTGAATCTTAA
- a CDS encoding methanogenesis marker 9 domain-containing protein, producing the protein MVWENSPSHICRGGDFRGLAFCCPPVKYCPLHKAIEVLGITPDEFSKLKEDFGKKTRLGEGKNTCFGSLVWCCKITKPCPFRDSEMLKIGMGEDEYMELKQKLSEEILKSSKVIQATIEKFVEKGIPREIAEKAILDTGDLVEAYKEAQKIVAISENK; encoded by the coding sequence ATGGTATGGGAAAATTCCCCTTCGCATATCTGTAGAGGCGGAGATTTTAGAGGTCTTGCATTTTGCTGTCCTCCAGTTAAATATTGTCCATTGCATAAAGCAATTGAAGTACTCGGAATAACCCCCGATGAGTTTTCAAAACTCAAAGAAGATTTTGGAAAAAAAACAAGGCTCGGAGAAGGTAAAAACACTTGCTTTGGTAGTTTAGTTTGGTGTTGTAAAATAACAAAACCTTGCCCATTCAGAGATAGTGAAATGCTAAAAATAGGAATGGGAGAAGATGAATACATGGAATTAAAACAGAAACTCTCTGAAGAAATATTGAAAAGTTCCAAAGTAATCCAAGCTACAATTGAAAAATTTGTCGAAAAAGGAATTCCAAGAGAAATTGCTGAAAAAGCTATTCTCGACACTGGAGATTTAGTAGAAGCATACAAAGAAGCTCAAAAAATCGTTGCAATTAGCGAAAATAAGTAA
- a CDS encoding ATP-binding cassette domain-containing protein — MEITEIKIIGGVDKCGNDENVRELIVKKGEIFGVVGPTGSGKSNLISDIEQLSQGDTVSGRKIMINNEIPSSEMRRDPRKRRIAQLSQNMNFLADMTVEEFLLMHAKSRGINSEGLVNKVIELANNLTGEPIKKDYNLTILSGGQSRSLMVADVAVISDSPIVLIDEIENAGIKKHEALELLAGYGKIVMVITHDPVLALMTNRRVVMRNGAMTEIIETSEEEKEVSKRLNDLDGWMLSMREKVRHGEKLSMGDIQNTCKTC, encoded by the coding sequence ATGGAAATTACGGAAATTAAGATAATCGGTGGCGTGGATAAATGTGGAAATGACGAAAACGTCAGGGAATTAATTGTAAAAAAAGGCGAGATTTTTGGAGTAGTTGGTCCAACCGGTAGTGGTAAATCAAACCTTATAAGTGATATAGAACAGCTATCTCAAGGAGATACAGTTTCTGGAAGAAAAATAATGATTAATAACGAGATTCCAAGTTCTGAAATGAGGAGAGACCCGAGAAAAAGACGAATTGCACAATTATCTCAAAATATGAATTTTTTAGCAGATATGACTGTCGAAGAATTCTTATTAATGCACGCAAAAAGTAGGGGTATAAATTCGGAAGGTTTAGTTAATAAGGTAATAGAACTTGCCAATAATTTGACTGGAGAACCTATTAAAAAGGATTATAATCTTACAATATTGAGTGGGGGGCAATCAAGAAGCTTAATGGTTGCAGATGTAGCTGTAATAAGTGATTCGCCTATAGTATTGATTGATGAGATTGAAAATGCAGGAATTAAAAAACATGAAGCTTTGGAATTACTTGCAGGATATGGTAAAATTGTAATGGTAATTACACATGACCCCGTTCTTGCATTAATGACTAATAGAAGGGTTGTAATGAGAAACGGGGCAATGACTGAAATTATTGAAACTTCCGAGGAAGAAAAAGAAGTTTCAAAACGATTAAACGATTTAGACGGGTGGATGCTCTCAATGCGTGAAAAAGTACGACATGGGGAAAAATTAAGTATGGGGGATATTCAAAATACCTGTAAAACCTGTTAA
- a CDS encoding class I SAM-dependent methyltransferase, whose product MDRFDYTSDLEDGKMNTEVGYYNDISIIEEEEYMKKFRCMDYAVEYLNNELLGTFFRQGLKFGIYKIIDLHMPTKENLLSMVEYPNKDFILKYVNTAISLGLIRENYDDNTLELNNEFKYSSIHPKYQDLMDDYIAQYDFRTSLFQYALIGYNHPEILLNFKKDADIWDMLLNTEFMDITRSAASEVLEIKKGDYILDVGCGSRSPLYFSSKIAPNGQYTGVDISKKLITMAENRLERNGIECAKLKTLDFGETIPKTKYDSVICTHTLSYAKSPRLFLRKMMDSLKKNGKLIIIEEFFKDSANVNVELFEFYQSLNKYFIGYLSRSEVIDTLELLGYGFKYKFLGNCGLLIEKIN is encoded by the coding sequence ATGGATAGATTTGATTATACAAGTGATTTAGAAGATGGTAAGATGAATACAGAAGTTGGGTACTATAACGATATTTCAATAATAGAGGAAGAAGAATATATGAAAAAATTTAGATGTATGGATTATGCCGTAGAATATCTAAATAATGAATTATTAGGCACATTTTTTAGACAAGGTCTAAAATTTGGAATATATAAAATAATTGATTTACATATGCCTACAAAAGAAAATTTGCTTTCTATGGTGGAATATCCAAATAAAGATTTTATATTGAAGTATGTAAATACCGCAATTAGCTTGGGGCTTATCCGAGAAAATTACGATGACAATACCCTTGAATTAAATAATGAATTTAAGTATTCGTCTATTCATCCAAAATATCAAGATTTAATGGATGATTACATTGCACAATATGATTTCAGAACGAGTCTATTCCAATATGCTTTAATAGGCTACAATCATCCAGAAATATTATTAAACTTTAAAAAAGATGCAGATATATGGGATATGCTTTTAAATACTGAATTTATGGACATTACCCGAAGTGCAGCTTCTGAAGTTTTAGAAATTAAAAAAGGAGATTATATTTTAGACGTAGGTTGTGGTTCTCGTTCACCATTATACTTTAGCTCCAAAATAGCGCCAAATGGTCAATATACAGGAGTGGACATATCTAAAAAGCTAATAACAATGGCAGAAAATAGATTGGAAAGAAATGGTATCGAATGTGCAAAATTGAAAACCTTAGATTTTGGCGAAACCATACCTAAAACTAAGTATGATAGCGTAATATGTACTCATACTCTTAGTTATGCGAAGTCTCCGAGATTATTCTTAAGAAAAATGATGGATTCATTGAAAAAGAATGGAAAATTAATAATTATTGAAGAATTTTTCAAAGATTCTGCTAATGTAAACGTAGAATTATTTGAATTCTATCAAAGTTTAAATAAATATTTCATAGGATATCTTTCAAGGTCTGAAGTAATAGACACACTTGAATTATTGGGCTATGGATTTAAATATAAATTCTTAGGAAATTGTGGACTATTAATTGAAAAAATTAATTAA
- a CDS encoding 30S ribosomal protein S27e has product MELIPRPKSRFLKVQCTDCNNQQVLFGCPSTVVKCTACGKTIAEPKASKGSIKAKILEVLQ; this is encoded by the coding sequence ATGGAATTGATACCAAGACCAAAAAGCAGATTTTTAAAAGTACAATGTACAGACTGCAACAACCAACAAGTTTTATTTGGATGTCCTTCAACAGTTGTTAAATGTACTGCATGCGGTAAAACAATTGCAGAACCTAAAGCTTCAAAAGGTTCAATAAAAGCTAAAATACTCGAAGTATTACAATAA
- a CDS encoding RNA-protein complex protein Nop10, translating into MQLKKCTSCGEYTMKNVCKCGGNAITVKPPRYSPLDKYGAYRRALKFNERK; encoded by the coding sequence ATGCAATTAAAAAAATGCACGTCATGTGGTGAATATACAATGAAAAACGTTTGTAAATGTGGGGGTAACGCTATAACGGTTAAACCTCCAAGATATTCACCCTTGGATAAATATGGGGCTTATAGAAGAGCTTTAAAGTTTAATGAAAGAAAATAA
- a CDS encoding translation initiation factor IF-2 subunit alpha has translation MKSNFPEEGDIVIGNVSDVKSFGAFVELLEYPKKEGMVHISEVSSGWIKNIRDHIKKGQRVVAKVVRVNPNKNQIDLSLKRVTDQQKRAKVQEWKRFQRAEKLLQFASEKMGKSMDEAWKEVGHTIVEEFGELYVAFESLVIEGEEAFEDLDVPAKWTKELEKIAKENIELSNVKVDGILTLSTTEPDGIKVIKKVIKKAIKANPYEDVQVEVSYVGAPKYRIEVIAPDYKSGEEVLRSVANEAITDIGTYLNGTGDFVRLEE, from the coding sequence ATGAAATCTAATTTTCCCGAAGAAGGCGATATCGTAATAGGAAATGTAAGTGATGTTAAGTCATTTGGTGCATTTGTTGAGTTATTAGAATACCCTAAAAAAGAAGGTATGGTCCACATTTCTGAAGTTTCATCAGGTTGGATTAAAAACATAAGAGACCACATCAAAAAAGGTCAGAGAGTTGTTGCAAAAGTTGTAAGGGTAAACCCTAACAAAAATCAGATTGATTTATCATTAAAAAGAGTTACCGACCAACAAAAAAGGGCAAAAGTTCAAGAATGGAAAAGATTCCAAAGAGCTGAAAAATTATTACAATTTGCATCCGAAAAAATGGGTAAATCAATGGATGAAGCTTGGAAAGAAGTTGGGCATACAATTGTAGAAGAATTTGGAGAATTATATGTCGCTTTTGAATCCTTAGTTATAGAAGGAGAAGAAGCTTTTGAAGATTTAGACGTACCTGCTAAATGGACCAAAGAATTAGAGAAAATTGCAAAAGAAAACATCGAACTTTCAAATGTTAAAGTAGATGGCATTTTAACACTTTCGACCACTGAACCAGACGGAATAAAAGTAATTAAAAAAGTAATTAAAAAAGCAATCAAAGCTAACCCGTACGAAGATGTTCAAGTTGAAGTATCATATGTTGGAGCTCCAAAATATAGGATTGAAGTAATTGCACCAGATTACAAAAGCGGTGAAGAAGTCTTAAGAAGTGTGGCTAATGAAGCTATAACTGACATTGGCACATATTTAAACGGAACAGGCGACTTCGTAAGACTTGAAGAATAA
- a CDS encoding selenium metabolism-associated LysR family transcriptional regulator codes for MDPKISYFQTFLYAAKTKSFSKAAKRLGVTQGTVSNHISVLEKFFDAQLFLRTPEGVDLTVEGTILLENAEKVLEYINNSKQQMKMLHENPEGIIRIAASTTPGEYLIPSIIKEYKKEYKDVNFEIQITDSEKCFKLLEERNVDIVAVGNLYDKNYDNIVIGKDRLVLVVPNDHSLAKKPIAKLSDVLKEDYVDREVGSGTREILIDALNKKGYSMMDLHTVMSLGSTSSIITAVSEGYGVSIISEIPAKKSADAGFLKIVPIEDLDLTRYLYLVRGKRPKNPSAIKSFWDFVKGD; via the coding sequence ATGGACCCAAAAATAAGTTATTTTCAAACTTTTTTATATGCTGCAAAAACTAAAAGCTTTTCGAAAGCTGCTAAAAGATTGGGTGTAACCCAAGGTACTGTTAGCAATCACATCTCCGTACTTGAGAAGTTTTTTGATGCACAATTATTCTTAAGAACTCCCGAAGGCGTTGATTTAACCGTTGAAGGTACTATCTTATTAGAAAATGCGGAAAAAGTATTGGAATATATTAACAATTCAAAGCAACAAATGAAAATGTTGCATGAAAATCCTGAAGGTATTATTAGAATTGCTGCGAGTACGACACCTGGTGAGTACTTAATACCAAGTATTATTAAAGAATATAAAAAAGAATACAAAGATGTCAACTTTGAAATTCAAATTACCGATTCAGAAAAATGTTTCAAATTGCTTGAAGAAAGAAATGTGGATATTGTTGCAGTCGGTAATCTATACGACAAAAATTATGATAATATTGTAATCGGCAAAGATAGGTTAGTTTTAGTAGTTCCAAATGACCATTCATTAGCTAAAAAACCAATTGCAAAATTATCTGACGTATTAAAGGAAGACTATGTCGATAGAGAAGTTGGTTCTGGAACTCGTGAGATACTAATAGATGCTTTAAATAAAAAGGGATACTCAATGATGGATTTACACACCGTTATGAGTTTAGGAAGTACTTCTTCAATAATTACCGCTGTTTCAGAAGGTTATGGAGTAAGTATCATCTCAGAAATCCCTGCAAAAAAATCAGCAGATGCTGGATTTTTGAAAATAGTTCCAATAGAAGACTTGGACCTTACAAGATACTTATACTTGGTTAGAGGCAAAAGACCTAAAAATCCAAGTGCAATAAAATCTTTCTGGGATTTTGTAAAAGGAGACTAA
- the larC gene encoding nickel pincer cofactor biosynthesis protein LarC, whose product MKYLLIDPKISGISGDMLINSLLDITERYDLIEDVISKINELDNCKCISINIINKKKLGIMSKYMEIELNEEKFHNPEMLKKCILKVCNKLNMSDKSISICENIADDLIYAEKNIHGDHFHLHEVASLDTVLDVVGSLYILEKCGYLSNQIISTYPVLGSGYVNIDHGILPVPVPAVLEILKKHNTPFQQTPSLKNENFEDSDVGELTTPTGIAILCNITSEFCRNYPSSKILKIGYGAGTKDLKNTPNVLRILEINNLDFENVSEEKMALLETNVDDISGEILGHVINKVMDEGASDIFITPVIGKKNRPANKITVICKYAEFEKYTKILMEETGTLGVRITEFNRYIANRKLLHMLVEVKEKKFQINVKYSYINNKLINIKPEYEDLKRISQELKMPLKNISEIVRKQIDEKKLF is encoded by the coding sequence TTGAAATATTTGCTTATTGACCCTAAAATATCAGGTATTTCAGGAGATATGTTAATAAATTCACTTTTGGATATAACGGAACGTTATGACCTTATTGAAGATGTAATTAGTAAAATAAATGAATTAGATAATTGCAAATGTATTTCCATAAATATCATAAATAAGAAAAAATTAGGCATAATGTCAAAATATATGGAAATTGAATTAAACGAAGAAAAATTTCATAACCCTGAAATGCTTAAAAAATGTATTTTGAAAGTATGTAATAAATTGAATATGTCTGATAAGAGTATTTCAATTTGTGAGAACATTGCTGATGACTTAATATATGCTGAAAAAAACATACACGGTGACCATTTTCATTTACATGAAGTAGCTTCATTAGATACAGTTTTAGACGTAGTAGGTAGCTTATATATATTGGAAAAATGTGGATATCTATCAAATCAGATAATTTCGACATATCCTGTATTAGGTAGTGGTTATGTAAACATAGACCATGGTATATTACCTGTTCCAGTCCCTGCAGTTTTAGAAATACTTAAAAAACATAATACTCCGTTTCAACAAACCCCTTCATTAAAAAATGAAAATTTTGAAGACTCAGACGTGGGAGAACTTACCACCCCCACAGGAATTGCTATTCTATGCAATATTACGTCTGAATTTTGTAGAAACTACCCCTCTTCAAAAATCTTAAAAATTGGATATGGTGCAGGTACTAAAGACTTAAAAAATACGCCAAATGTATTGAGAATCTTAGAAATTAATAATTTAGATTTTGAAAATGTTTCTGAAGAAAAAATGGCATTATTGGAAACTAACGTTGATGATATTTCCGGAGAAATCCTTGGTCATGTGATAAATAAAGTAATGGACGAAGGAGCTTCAGATATATTTATAACCCCAGTAATTGGTAAAAAAAACAGACCTGCCAATAAAATAACCGTTATTTGTAAATATGCGGAATTTGAAAAATATACGAAGATTTTAATGGAAGAAACTGGCACTTTAGGAGTCAGAATAACTGAATTTAACCGATATATTGCAAATAGAAAATTATTACATATGTTAGTTGAAGTTAAAGAAAAAAAATTCCAAATAAATGTTAAATATTCATATATAAACAATAAATTGATAAATATTAAACCAGAATACGAAGATTTAAAAAGAATATCTCAAGAACTCAAAATGCCATTGAAAAATATTTCAGAAATCGTAAGAAAACAGATTGATGAAAAAAAATTATTTTAA
- a CDS encoding 50S ribosomal protein L44e, translating to MKMKKKIKRYCPYCKKHTVHTVERAKKRKASELRRGQRLFRRVTAGYGGYPRPLPGGAKPIKKLDLRYKCAECGKMHTRSNGGFRARMFELVE from the coding sequence ATGAAAATGAAAAAGAAAATTAAAAGATATTGCCCATACTGTAAAAAACATACCGTTCATACAGTTGAAAGAGCTAAAAAGAGAAAAGCAAGTGAATTGAGAAGAGGTCAGAGGTTATTCAGAAGAGTAACTGCAGGTTACGGGGGTTACCCAAGACCATTACCTGGTGGAGCAAAACCAATTAAAAAATTGGATTTAAGATACAAATGTGCAGAATGTGGAAAAATGCACACAAGAAGCAACGGTGGATTCAGAGCAAGAATGTTTGAATTAGTTGAATAA
- a CDS encoding GTP-binding protein has translation MKVVIVAGTPGAGKTSVMTHTIKQLQKKGKKTAVIKIDCLYTDDDVRYGKLGVPTLIGLSKDMCPDHFAIYNIEEMVEWAKEQNTDTLIIETAGLCHRCAPYTKNSLGVCVIDATSGPNTPRKVGPFLTSADVVAITKGDIISQAEREVFRERVLEMNPNCTIYDVNGLSGQGCAEVAEEITEAKEIIDLENELLRHNAPLSVCTLCVGETRIAKKYHRGVLRRIDGFTKYVGE, from the coding sequence ATGAAAGTAGTTATTGTAGCAGGTACGCCAGGAGCTGGAAAAACATCTGTAATGACACATACCATCAAACAATTGCAAAAAAAAGGTAAAAAAACCGCAGTTATTAAAATAGACTGTTTATATACGGATGATGATGTACGGTATGGTAAATTAGGCGTACCAACATTAATTGGTCTTAGTAAAGATATGTGTCCAGACCATTTTGCCATATATAATATTGAAGAAATGGTAGAATGGGCTAAAGAGCAGAATACTGATACTTTAATTATTGAAACAGCAGGTTTATGCCATCGTTGTGCACCTTATACAAAAAATAGTTTAGGTGTTTGTGTAATCGATGCTACTTCGGGCCCAAATACGCCTCGGAAAGTTGGACCTTTTTTAACAAGTGCTGACGTTGTAGCGATTACAAAGGGTGATATAATTTCGCAAGCTGAAAGAGAGGTTTTTAGAGAGCGTGTACTTGAAATGAACCCTAATTGTACGATATACGATGTAAACGGATTAAGTGGACAAGGCTGTGCAGAAGTTGCTGAGGAGATAACTGAAGCTAAGGAGATAATTGACTTAGAAAATGAACTTTTAAGACACAATGCACCACTTTCAGTATGTACATTATGCGTAGGTGAAACAAGAATCGCTAAAAAGTATCACAGGGGAGTTTTAAGGAGAATTGATGGATTTACGAAGTATGTGGGAGAATAA